One genomic window of Gemmatimonadales bacterium includes the following:
- a CDS encoding ATP-binding cassette domain-containing protein codes for MTAAPPLPVAAGPDRDGTTGTAAPAIVVEHAVKQYDALTAVNDVSFTVGAGETFGLLGPNGAGKSTLIRMMTTLVPITSGRVTVAGHDVTADPDRARLSIGVIPQALTTDVDLSVEENLSIYAKLYGVPRERRLQNITELLEMVHLADRRKSLVGTLSGGMRRRVEIARGLVHSPAILFLDEPTTGLDPVSRAEVWELLTLIKQERRLTILLTTHYMDEADRLCDRIAIVDRGRLVVLDTPRALKLSVPGASAIDARFGAVPADWDARLHTLPGVSVVQPLGGDTWRIVAEEAGRTATALVGMARDAGVQLQSLAVSTTTLDDVFAHYAGHSFGEHNVAGAEAGAGPRGRR; via the coding sequence ATGACTGCTGCACCGCCGCTGCCGGTGGCAGCGGGCCCCGATCGCGACGGGACGACCGGGACCGCTGCTCCGGCGATCGTGGTCGAGCACGCGGTCAAGCAGTACGACGCACTGACCGCGGTCAACGACGTGTCGTTCACCGTCGGCGCGGGGGAGACGTTCGGGCTCCTCGGCCCCAATGGCGCCGGAAAGAGCACGCTGATCCGGATGATGACGACGCTGGTGCCGATCACCAGCGGCAGGGTGACGGTGGCGGGTCACGATGTGACCGCTGATCCCGACCGCGCGCGCCTGTCAATCGGCGTAATCCCGCAGGCGCTTACGACCGATGTCGACCTGTCGGTCGAGGAAAACCTGTCGATCTACGCCAAGCTCTACGGCGTGCCGCGCGAGCGCCGGCTGCAGAACATCACCGAACTCCTCGAGATGGTGCACCTCGCCGATCGTCGCAAATCGCTGGTCGGCACGCTGTCGGGCGGGATGCGGCGTCGCGTCGAGATCGCCCGCGGGCTGGTGCACTCGCCGGCGATTCTCTTTCTCGACGAGCCGACAACCGGTCTCGATCCGGTGTCGCGCGCCGAAGTCTGGGAGCTGCTCACGCTGATCAAGCAGGAGCGGCGGCTGACGATCCTCCTCACCACGCATTACATGGACGAAGCCGACCGGCTCTGTGACCGGATCGCCATTGTCGATCGTGGGCGCCTCGTTGTCCTCGACACGCCGAGGGCGCTAAAGCTCTCGGTACCCGGGGCAAGCGCGATCGATGCACGGTTCGGTGCAGTTCCCGCCGACTGGGACGCACGCCTGCACACACTTCCCGGCGTCAGCGTCGTTCAACCACTCGGCGGTGATACCTGGCGGATCGTGGCCGAAGAAGCGGGGCGCACGGCGACGGCACTGGTCGGGATGGCGCGCGATGCCGGGGTCCAGCTGCAATCGCTGGCGGTGAGCACCACGACCCTCGACGACGTCTTCGCGCACTACGCCGGCCATTCCTTTGGTGAGCACAACGTCGCTGGTGCGGAAGCCGGCGCGGGGCCGCGAGGTCGGCGGTGA
- a CDS encoding efflux RND transporter periplasmic adaptor subunit → MSRRVVGIATLVVAILVVAWWLLVHRGANQLTLAGIVDANEVVVTPPVQARIDSIWIDEGATVKAGDRIASLDPSELAAMASSAGATAAGARAALAEATTTAQQATGEAVADQAAARAKLAADSADVVRETAELTRLRNDAKRTAALAAGGAVSEQALEQASTAAKVQEQTLAASRETLRGAQADVRRADAAALASRAAESKVVASRAQLHSAQADSAAAGTRLGYTDLTAPVGGVVQVLVARRGELVGPGSPVAVIIDPDHLWVRVAAPETDAGGVAVGDSLTVTFPSGRQLRGVVLSKSVEADFATQHDISSSKRDIRAVAFRVAIPNPDHTLVPGMSANVILPVKKS, encoded by the coding sequence ATGAGTCGCCGCGTCGTTGGTATTGCCACTCTCGTGGTCGCGATCCTCGTGGTGGCGTGGTGGTTGCTGGTCCACCGCGGCGCGAACCAGCTCACCCTCGCCGGGATCGTCGACGCCAACGAGGTGGTAGTGACCCCGCCGGTGCAGGCGCGGATTGATTCGATCTGGATCGACGAGGGTGCCACGGTCAAGGCGGGAGACAGGATTGCATCGCTCGATCCGAGCGAGCTCGCGGCGATGGCGTCGTCGGCTGGCGCAACGGCTGCGGGCGCACGTGCCGCGCTGGCCGAGGCGACCACGACCGCGCAGCAGGCAACCGGCGAAGCGGTGGCAGATCAGGCGGCGGCGCGCGCCAAGCTGGCGGCCGACAGCGCCGATGTGGTGCGGGAGACGGCCGAGCTCACGCGGCTGCGCAACGACGCCAAGCGGACTGCCGCACTCGCGGCCGGCGGCGCGGTATCGGAGCAGGCCCTCGAGCAGGCGAGCACCGCGGCGAAGGTGCAGGAGCAGACACTGGCCGCGTCACGCGAGACGCTGCGCGGGGCACAGGCCGACGTGCGCCGAGCCGATGCCGCTGCGCTCGCCTCGCGCGCAGCGGAGAGCAAGGTGGTGGCGAGCCGCGCACAGCTGCACAGCGCCCAGGCGGATTCGGCAGCGGCGGGAACGCGCCTCGGCTACACCGATCTCACGGCGCCCGTTGGCGGCGTGGTTCAGGTGCTCGTGGCGCGGCGTGGCGAACTGGTTGGCCCCGGTTCGCCGGTGGCGGTGATCATCGATCCCGATCATCTGTGGGTGCGCGTCGCGGCGCCGGAAACCGATGCAGGCGGTGTCGCCGTCGGCGATTCGCTCACGGTGACTTTCCCGAGCGGACGCCAGCTTCGCGGCGTGGTGCTGAGCAAGAGCGTCGAAGCCGATTTCGCGACGCAGCACGACATCAGTTCGTCGAAGCGCGACATCCGCGCGGTGGCGTTCCGCGTGGCAATTCCGAATCCCGATCACACCCTGGTGCCGGGGATGTCGGCAAACGTGATCCTCCCGGTGAAGAAGTCATGA
- a CDS encoding DHA2 family efflux MFS transporter permease subunit, which translates to MVAAAKPESAAGAADAEDHAEFVEKYRWFILLGLITAAIMEILDTTIINVSLPSMAGNLGATREEIAWVATSYILANVVVLPMTAFFTATFGRKRYLTVSIFIFVGASFMCGMSSSLSEIIVWRLVQGAGGAALLSTAQATLRQVFKREEQGLVQAIFILGVIMAPTLGPTLGGWITDNYNWNWCFFINIPIGFMAAFLVTTFLHDPPEMKRRSGPVDWLGISLLIIGVGSLQYVLEEGNRKDWFADSLIVELSIVSIVTLVTMVWWQLSARNKHPVIEFRVLKNRDLSASIFLFVVLGFGLYGGTFLFPLFTQGILNFTPTETGLTMLPGGIATGIMAIFCGLLLNGAKPKADARYLILAGMGMMLLAMWTLGHLSTQSGEPDARLALIIRGLALGLLFTPINNAAYGALEPAQAQQASGLINLSRQLGGSFGIAVLVAYLTRHTAYHRADLVANTYPGNPIFEQRYNGLVGGMLQQGGSLVEAQHRAVGILDGQLMRQASMLAYNDCWILILICFAVVAPAVFLLRKHSGPAAAGEMH; encoded by the coding sequence ATGGTAGCGGCCGCGAAACCGGAATCAGCGGCGGGCGCCGCCGACGCGGAGGACCACGCCGAGTTCGTCGAGAAATACCGGTGGTTCATCCTCCTCGGCCTGATCACCGCGGCGATCATGGAGATCCTCGACACCACGATCATCAACGTGTCGTTGCCGAGCATGGCGGGGAATCTCGGCGCCACGCGCGAAGAGATCGCGTGGGTTGCCACGTCGTACATCCTGGCCAACGTTGTCGTCCTCCCGATGACGGCGTTCTTCACGGCGACGTTCGGCCGGAAGCGATATCTCACCGTCTCGATCTTCATCTTCGTCGGCGCGTCGTTCATGTGCGGGATGTCGTCGAGCCTGTCGGAGATCATCGTCTGGCGCCTGGTGCAGGGCGCGGGTGGCGCGGCACTCCTCTCCACGGCGCAGGCGACGCTGCGACAGGTCTTCAAGCGCGAAGAGCAGGGGCTGGTCCAGGCGATCTTCATTCTCGGCGTGATCATGGCGCCGACGCTGGGCCCGACGCTCGGCGGCTGGATCACCGACAATTACAACTGGAACTGGTGCTTCTTCATCAACATCCCGATCGGCTTCATGGCGGCGTTCCTGGTGACGACGTTCCTGCATGATCCGCCGGAGATGAAGCGCCGTTCGGGGCCGGTCGACTGGCTCGGGATCTCGCTGCTCATCATCGGCGTCGGTTCGCTGCAGTACGTCCTCGAAGAGGGGAATCGCAAGGACTGGTTTGCCGATTCGCTGATCGTCGAATTGTCGATCGTATCGATCGTGACCCTGGTCACGATGGTCTGGTGGCAACTGTCGGCGAGGAACAAGCACCCGGTGATCGAGTTCCGGGTCCTCAAGAATCGCGACCTGTCGGCGTCGATCTTCCTCTTTGTGGTGCTCGGCTTCGGGCTCTACGGCGGGACGTTCCTCTTCCCGCTCTTCACCCAGGGGATTCTCAATTTCACGCCCACCGAAACCGGGCTCACGATGCTTCCCGGCGGGATCGCGACAGGGATCATGGCGATCTTCTGCGGCCTGCTGCTCAACGGCGCCAAGCCGAAAGCCGATGCCCGGTACCTGATCCTCGCCGGCATGGGGATGATGCTGCTGGCGATGTGGACGCTGGGACATCTGAGCACCCAGTCCGGCGAACCCGATGCGCGACTGGCGCTGATCATTCGCGGACTTGCCCTCGGCCTCCTCTTCACGCCGATCAACAACGCGGCGTACGGCGCGCTCGAGCCGGCGCAGGCGCAGCAGGCGAGCGGCCTGATCAATCTCTCGCGGCAGCTCGGCGGCTCATTCGGAATCGCCGTGCTGGTGGCGTATCTCACGCGGCACACGGCGTATCACCGCGCCGATCTGGTGGCGAACACCTACCCCGGCAACCCGATCTTCGAGCAGCGATACAACGGCCTGGTCGGCGGGATGCTGCAGCAGGGCGGGTCGCTGGTCGAGGCGCAACACCGCGCAGTGGGAATTCTCGACGGGCAGCTGATGCGGCAGGCGTCGATGCTGGCGTACAACGACTGCTGGATCCTGATCCTGATCTGCTTTGCCGTCGTGGCGCCGGCGGTCTTCCTGCTCCGCAAACACTCCGGACCCGCAGCCGCGGGGGAGATGCACTGA
- a CDS encoding peptidylprolyl isomerase, with product MRRRFPLAIALVGCIAFARADRALSQSRPHADSAALQRILQIEDARATGSDGAGPLIAYLGSSDTLLRRIAIRALGRLQRPDLVIHVAPTTNNPSLDLLPLLHDPVPAIRGEAANAIAQGVSRATRRPNDSLQPAVRAAASALRLALATERNDEVAGIIATAIGRLPYADTVESREAISAILARAQADHAPGFVDALYELSTIRASTPASIVYLKSAATPPAEAASRRLAVEALGNLNALDSATVVAAFRDHDEQVRRLALVGAKGLSPDLRRKLVQAAFADPSQIVRVGAVAAARAGAQRPACAPILAATRDHSDHVALTAIDALGSPCADTAMVIAALLGTVEHPDRAKAPGHSWQRRAHAIVALAKIDSARAAPFVATLATTSPPSAARVFAANAATASRNVVVLQTLAQDPDNNVRATAIAGLSRLVHHQADPEFIAALHSHGNQVVLEAATALRGSTSPAALPAILDAFDSLSAERRENARDPRVMLLTRIGEMGSLGTSTRLTRYLADFDTTIATNTAVILTKWSGSAVEAHPQPLALRSRPLAALYFTPAITLRVTMSDSSGGGTFTVLLDPADAPATVARIVELARAHYYDGHVFQRVEPNFVVQGGGPDASEYVGDSLFMRDELTGRSHARGTIGISSRGRDTGDAQWFINLADNPRLDHLYTVFGAVTNGLDVVDRILEGDIIARVEVIGAPSW from the coding sequence ATGAGACGCCGGTTCCCCCTCGCGATCGCGCTTGTTGGCTGTATCGCCTTCGCGAGGGCGGACCGGGCCCTTTCGCAGTCCCGGCCCCACGCCGACTCCGCCGCACTCCAACGAATCCTGCAGATCGAAGACGCCCGCGCCACGGGAAGCGATGGCGCGGGACCGCTCATCGCCTACCTCGGTTCGAGCGACACGCTGCTGCGCCGCATCGCCATTCGGGCGCTGGGGCGGCTGCAGCGCCCTGACCTCGTGATCCACGTCGCTCCGACGACGAACAATCCCTCCCTCGATCTACTCCCCCTCCTCCATGATCCCGTCCCCGCAATCCGGGGCGAAGCGGCCAACGCGATCGCCCAGGGGGTGAGCCGGGCAACTCGGCGCCCGAACGATTCGCTGCAGCCAGCAGTTCGCGCCGCGGCGTCAGCGCTGCGCCTGGCACTTGCCACCGAGCGGAATGACGAGGTGGCCGGCATCATCGCGACCGCAATCGGCCGGCTGCCGTACGCCGATACCGTGGAGTCCCGCGAGGCGATCTCGGCGATCCTCGCGCGCGCGCAGGCAGACCATGCACCGGGATTCGTCGACGCGCTTTACGAACTCTCGACTATTCGGGCGTCGACGCCGGCGTCGATCGTCTACCTGAAGTCAGCTGCAACTCCGCCTGCCGAGGCCGCTTCGCGTCGCCTCGCCGTCGAAGCGCTCGGCAATCTCAATGCGCTCGATTCCGCGACGGTCGTCGCCGCCTTTCGCGATCACGACGAACAGGTTCGCCGTCTCGCGCTGGTCGGTGCAAAGGGATTGTCGCCCGATCTTCGGCGCAAACTGGTACAGGCAGCGTTTGCCGATCCGAGCCAGATCGTTCGGGTCGGTGCCGTCGCCGCTGCACGCGCCGGAGCGCAACGCCCGGCGTGCGCTCCGATCCTTGCCGCGACTCGCGATCATTCCGATCATGTCGCGCTCACCGCGATCGACGCACTTGGCTCGCCTTGCGCCGACACCGCGATGGTGATCGCGGCACTCCTCGGCACGGTCGAACACCCCGATCGGGCCAAGGCTCCGGGCCACAGCTGGCAGCGCCGGGCGCACGCGATCGTTGCGCTCGCGAAGATTGACTCCGCTCGCGCGGCGCCGTTCGTTGCGACGCTCGCGACCACTTCGCCGCCCTCTGCGGCTCGTGTGTTTGCCGCGAACGCCGCCACCGCCTCGCGCAATGTCGTGGTCCTTCAAACGCTGGCGCAGGATCCCGACAACAACGTCCGCGCAACCGCAATCGCCGGTCTCTCACGCCTGGTTCACCATCAAGCCGATCCCGAGTTCATCGCAGCGCTCCATTCACACGGGAACCAGGTCGTCCTCGAAGCAGCGACCGCGCTGCGCGGTTCGACGTCGCCCGCGGCACTTCCCGCGATCCTCGACGCCTTCGACTCGCTCAGCGCCGAGCGCCGGGAGAATGCCCGCGATCCTCGGGTGATGCTCCTCACGCGGATCGGCGAGATGGGCTCGCTCGGCACCAGCACGAGGCTCACCCGATATCTCGCTGACTTCGATACGACGATTGCCACGAATACCGCGGTGATTCTCACCAAATGGTCGGGGAGTGCGGTCGAAGCGCATCCACAGCCTCTGGCGCTGCGCAGCCGGCCGCTCGCCGCGTTGTATTTCACGCCGGCGATCACGTTGCGCGTGACAATGTCGGACTCCAGTGGCGGGGGCACGTTCACCGTTCTTCTCGACCCCGCCGACGCCCCCGCAACCGTGGCGCGGATCGTCGAACTCGCGCGTGCGCACTACTACGACGGCCACGTCTTCCAGCGCGTGGAACCGAATTTCGTGGTGCAGGGGGGCGGTCCCGACGCGTCGGAGTACGTCGGTGATTCGCTGTTCATGCGGGATGAGCTCACCGGCCGTTCGCATGCGCGTGGTACGATCGGCATCTCATCTCGTGGACGGGACACCGGCGACGCGCAGTGGTTCATCAATCTCGCCGACAACCCCCGCCTCGATCACCTCTACACGGTGTTCGGTGCGGTGACGAACGGATTGGACGTGGTCGACAGGATTCTCGAGGGAGACATCATCGCCAGGGTCGAAGTGATCGGAGCGCCGTCATGGTAG
- a CDS encoding GNAT family N-acetyltransferase yields the protein MEIVNDEERGRFVVDFPEGEGVLIYRLPRAGVIELFHTEVDPLLRGRGVAGMLAQHGFDVARAKGWKVVVTCPYVKAWAKRHPEVEDLIVER from the coding sequence ATGGAAATCGTGAACGACGAGGAGCGGGGGCGGTTTGTCGTCGACTTCCCCGAGGGGGAGGGGGTGCTGATCTACCGCTTACCGAGGGCGGGTGTGATCGAGCTGTTCCACACCGAGGTCGACCCGTTGCTCCGAGGGCGCGGGGTGGCGGGGATGCTGGCGCAGCATGGATTTGACGTGGCACGGGCGAAGGGGTGGAAGGTGGTGGTGACCTGTCCTTACGTGAAGGCGTGGGCGAAGCGACATCCGGAGGTCGAGGATCTGATTGTGGAGCGGTAG
- a CDS encoding RnfABCDGE type electron transport complex subunit D yields MTFRRFIRTPKGVAMIELVALAVLAATGSNAMRVLPGLVAAAGAAMLVDAPILRIRKGRWSFPSGALITGLIVAMILTPQEPWYVGAVTAAVGVVSKYLFRARTANVFNPAALALIATFYLFNTGQSWWGALAEITPVALIILVAAGGFIAQRVDRIPAVLAFLGCYYLLFTVAAFLGNPASVEEVYRTPDLHAALYFAFFMITDPPTSSPRHRDQVVFGVIAGVASYAVFELIGAAYFLLAGLLVANGWEAWRRAAARRKGVTRIGVREGAVSA; encoded by the coding sequence GTGACGTTTCGGAGATTCATCCGCACGCCCAAAGGCGTGGCGATGATCGAACTCGTCGCGCTGGCAGTGCTCGCCGCGACAGGCAGCAACGCCATGCGTGTGCTCCCCGGTCTTGTTGCGGCGGCCGGTGCTGCGATGCTGGTCGACGCACCGATCCTGCGGATTCGCAAGGGACGCTGGTCCTTTCCCAGCGGAGCGTTGATCACCGGGTTGATCGTCGCGATGATCCTGACGCCGCAGGAGCCATGGTACGTCGGCGCGGTGACGGCGGCGGTCGGCGTCGTGAGCAAGTACCTGTTCCGGGCGCGTACCGCGAATGTGTTCAACCCCGCGGCGCTGGCGCTGATTGCCACGTTCTATCTGTTCAATACTGGCCAGAGCTGGTGGGGTGCGCTGGCGGAGATCACGCCGGTCGCGTTGATCATCCTGGTGGCGGCAGGTGGGTTCATCGCGCAGCGGGTTGACCGGATTCCGGCGGTCCTCGCCTTTCTCGGCTGCTATTACCTGCTGTTCACCGTGGCGGCGTTTTTGGGGAATCCGGCCAGCGTTGAGGAGGTCTACCGGACGCCAGACCTCCATGCGGCATTGTATTTCGCTTTCTTCATGATCACTGATCCACCGACGTCGTCACCCCGGCATCGTGACCAGGTGGTTTTCGGTGTGATCGCCGGCGTGGCGAGCTACGCCGTCTTCGAATTGATCGGTGCGGCGTATTTCCTCCTGGCGGGATTGCTGGTGGCCAACGGATGGGAAGCGTGGAGGCGAGCCGCTGCGAGGCGGAAGGGGGTCACCCGGATCGGGGTACGTGAGGGCGCGGTGTCCGCATGA
- a CDS encoding FAD:protein FMN transferase encodes MSDRCVHTVAAMGTVVTIDVVGHGATERDRRERLAAVQGAAGWFHAIEEVCTRFDPKSELSQLSTRIGVPVRVSALLFEAVQFALTVADETNGAFDPTIGRQLEARGFNVDSRSGRTVRTLLDGDDPVSYRDVHLDPVTREITLQRPLLLDLGAVAKGLAIDTAARKLARFEDFAIDAGGDLYLAGRNVEGESWAIGIEDPRTDHHLVETLRVSNTAVCTSGDYRRRTDAGHHIIDPRSGITAAALASVTVIAPSAMLADALGTAAFVLGPDDGLALLQRHGVQGLLLTPGLERFATAGMTALEQHAPA; translated from the coding sequence GTGAGCGACCGTTGCGTTCATACCGTCGCCGCGATGGGGACCGTGGTGACGATCGACGTCGTGGGTCACGGTGCAACCGAACGCGACCGGCGTGAACGCCTCGCCGCCGTGCAGGGTGCGGCTGGGTGGTTTCACGCCATCGAAGAGGTGTGTACCCGCTTCGATCCGAAGAGCGAACTCTCGCAGCTGTCGACCCGAATCGGCGTGCCTGTGCGAGTCAGCGCGTTACTCTTCGAGGCGGTGCAGTTCGCGCTGACCGTGGCGGACGAGACGAACGGTGCGTTCGATCCGACAATCGGCCGGCAACTGGAAGCGCGTGGTTTCAACGTCGACTCTCGCAGTGGTCGCACGGTACGCACGCTTCTCGATGGTGACGACCCGGTGTCGTATCGCGACGTTCACCTCGATCCCGTCACACGAGAGATCACGCTTCAGCGGCCGCTCCTCCTCGACCTGGGTGCGGTGGCGAAGGGCCTGGCGATCGATACCGCAGCGCGCAAATTGGCGCGGTTCGAGGATTTTGCGATCGACGCCGGCGGTGATCTTTACCTTGCGGGACGCAACGTGGAGGGCGAGTCATGGGCGATCGGCATCGAGGATCCGCGCACCGATCATCACCTCGTCGAGACATTGCGAGTGTCGAATACGGCGGTGTGCACCTCGGGTGACTATCGGCGGCGCACGGACGCAGGGCATCACATCATCGATCCCCGAAGTGGTATCACTGCGGCCGCGCTGGCGAGCGTCACCGTCATCGCCCCGTCGGCGATGCTGGCCGACGCGCTCGGCACGGCAGCGTTCGTGCTTGGCCCGGACGACGGCCTCGCGCTGCTCCAGCGACACGGCGTCCAGGGGCTGCTGCTCACGCCGGGGCTGGAACGGTTCGCGACGGCGGGGATGACAGCGCTTGAGCAGCATGCGCCAGCATAG
- a CDS encoding FMN-binding protein: MLNAIAVALDSSVAEPVTGIAGADSAPVKVTASKTVQVDTNRHSPVGTPRANGKPVPAAAPTAAPVQAIDSTTMSAAVVAAATAPVVTPDTSGSASTRQSTDSTAAAEKPRGQFKDGLYTGWGTSRHGDIEASVEIKNGHITAASITQCLTRYSCSWISDLPPEVLARQSAAVDYVSGATQSSSAFANAISEALAKAK; the protein is encoded by the coding sequence GTGTTGAATGCCATTGCGGTGGCACTTGATTCGTCGGTCGCCGAACCGGTCACGGGGATCGCGGGAGCAGACAGCGCGCCTGTGAAAGTCACCGCGTCGAAAACGGTGCAAGTCGACACGAATCGACATTCTCCCGTCGGTACGCCCCGCGCGAACGGCAAGCCAGTGCCGGCCGCCGCACCCACCGCGGCTCCGGTGCAGGCTATCGATTCGACTACCATGTCGGCCGCCGTCGTCGCGGCGGCGACCGCGCCTGTCGTCACACCCGATACCTCGGGCTCGGCAAGCACGCGGCAGTCGACCGACTCGACGGCAGCAGCAGAGAAACCCCGCGGTCAATTCAAGGATGGACTCTACACCGGGTGGGGAACGTCGCGACACGGTGACATCGAGGCGTCGGTCGAAATCAAGAATGGTCATATCACCGCCGCATCGATCACCCAGTGCCTGACGCGCTATTCGTGCTCGTGGATTTCCGATCTTCCGCCGGAAGTACTGGCGCGGCAGAGCGCTGCCGTCGACTACGTGTCGGGCGCTACGCAGAGCAGCAGCGCCTTTGCCAACGCCATCTCCGAAGCACTCGCCAAGGCGAAGTGA